The Pseudalkalibacillus hwajinpoensis DNA window GCTAGTGCAGATAAAAGACCTGCTAATGAGTAAATCATCACCTTGATACGGGAGACTTTAATTCCCGAAATTAATGCCGCTTTCTCATTACCTCCAATCGCATACGATTTTCGACCGAACGGTGTTTTGTGTAGAATTACCCAGAGCACACCGAAAGATAATAGCATTGTTACCGCTGGCACAGGAATTCCGAGAAAATATCCTCGACCAAACAGTTGAAACGCATAGCTGTCCCCAAGTCCGGTAATCGGATTACCCTCCGTGTAAACGAGCGTTAGTCCACGGAACAGAGTCATCGTTGCAAGTGTTGCAATAAATGGTGCCATATTTCCTTTGGTAATTAACAATCCATTGACCATCCCCATCAACGCACCAAGCAGACAGCCGATTAAAATAGCAAGAATAGGGTCAATACCTGATACCATCATGCCAGCCATTAACGCACTTGAGAGCGCAAGAATGGATCCAACCGATAAATCAATCCCGCCTGTCAAAATAACAAACGTCATTCCGTAGGCAATAAGGGCGTTGATCGCCACCTGTCTAAGCAGGTTTAATAGATTCAAAGGTTCTAAGAAACTTGGGTTTAATATGGACACAGTTACAATAAGAGCAAGTAATCCAAGCAATGGCCCGAGCTTCTGCATCACATTTCCAACGTGGTTCGTTTTTATCGTCTTATTCATTTTCGTGACCTCCGGTTGCCAGTGTCATTATTTTTTCTTGTGTAGCCTCATTTTTAGAGACTTCACCTGTCATTTTTCCTTCATGGAATACTAGAATACGATCGCTCATTCCGAGAACTTCAGGAAGCTCGGATGAGACCATAATAATCGCAACTCCTCGATCCGTCAGTTCATTCATCAAATGATAAATTTCTCGCTTCGCTCCAACATCAACTCCACGAGTCGGCTCATCTAGGATCAATACCTTTGGTCCGATACCAATCCACTTAGCAATCACAACTTTTTGTTGGTTTCCTCCGGATAAATTCCTCGCACTTGTTTTTGATGACTCTGTTTTAATCGTCAGTCTCTTAATTAATAAATCGACGAAATCCTGTTCACTTTTTTCATTGATGAGCCCATTTGGTGCAAAGCTGTAAAGACTCGGCAATGCGATATTGTCTCGTAAAGAAAAATCAAGCACGAGCCCTTCTTCTTTCCGATCTTCCGTAATAAATCCTAGCCCGAGCTTTACTGCCTGATTAGGATTTTTAATCGTAACCCGCTTCCCTTTAATGAGAATTTCCCCATCGTATTTCCCATCGAGTCCAAAAATCGTTCTCATAATTTCAGTTCGACCGGCGCCCATCAAGCCTGATACCCCTACAATTTCACCAGATCGCACAGAAAAGCTGACTTTCTCAAACACTCCTTTTCGTGCTAATCCTTTCACTTCTAACATTATCTCACCCGGCACTTGTAAACGTTCTGGAAATCGATCAGTTAAATCACGACCAACCATTTTACGAACGACTTCATCAAAGCTCGTGTTCGGTATCGACTTCGTGTCTACCGTTTTCCCATCACGCATAACAGTGATGCTGTCACAAATTGTAAAAATCTCCTCCATGCGATGAGAGATATAAACAATCGAGACACCGCTTTCTCGTAGTGATCGAATGACATTAAAAAGCATTTGAATTTCTCGTTCTGTCAGAGCTGCAGTTGGCTCATCCATAATGATTACTTTTGCATTTGTCATAAGCGCTTTCGCGATTTCAATCATTTGCTGCTGCCCAACCGAACATTTACCAGCTTCCTGCTGCAAAGGGATGGAGATTCCAAGTTTCTCAAACTGCTCTTTTGCGATCGCTTTCATTTTTTTCGTATTAATAAGACCAAAAGATGTAACCGGTTCCTTATTGATAAATAAATTTTCAAGGACTGTCAGTTCCGGCCAGATATTAAGCTCTTGATGAATAAAAGCCACACCATTTTCTTCTGCCTGCTTTGGATTGTCGAAAACCGTTTCTTTTCCATCAATCGTGATGGTTCCGCTATCCTTCTTGTGCAAGCCAGTTAGTATATTCATCAGTGTTGATTTACCGGCACCATTTTCCCCCATCAGGGCATGAACCTCACCGTCTTGTATGTCGATCGCGACCCCTTCAAGCACTTTGTTTGCGCCAAATGCTTTATGGATATTATGCATGCTGATTTGCATGTTTTTCACCTCTTTTAAAAGATTACACCTGCGTGAAGAATACAATTTGCGTACGGCGTTGTTTCTCCAGTTCGTATAATTACTTTTGCTAGTTTTGTTCGCTCTTTAAACACTTCATGTGGTACATATGCTTCTTCTACATCAGCTAAAAGTAGCTCCAGATCTTCTTTTACTTTCTTGTTTGAGTCGATTTCATCAGCCATGGTCACCCGTTCTACAACCATTTCTTTAAACAGTTCCCTCACAACATCAATGAAACTTGGGGTGCCGGGCTTTAAGGCTAGATCAATTTTCAAAACGCCATCTGGGACTGGCAAACCCACATCAGCGATAACAACCTGATCAGTATGACCAAGATCATCAAGAACTTTTGCAATATGACTATTTAAAATTCCGTTACGCTTCATTCTTAAGATGTCCTTTCTACTTCATCACGTGTCGGCATGCCACCCTGCGCTCCAAAACCAGTCACAGAAAGCGACGCAGCACGATTTGCAAACGTTAAGCTCTGTACAAGCTCTTTACCTTCAGCAATCGCTGTCCCGAATGCAGCATTAAATGTATCACCAGCACCAGTTGTATCAATGGCCACAACCTTAAAAGACGGAACAAGAACTTCCTTACTTCCATCAAAATAGCGTACGCCAGAAGCGCCTTCTGTAATAAATACCTTTCCTGGAAACTCTTGAAGTGCACCTTCCTTGGATTTACCTCCAAACAAAACAGCTGCTTCATGCTCATTTGGGGTAATATAAGCAGCATGGTTAATGATTTGCTGTGATATAGGACGAGCAGGAGCAGGATTTAATAAAAGCGGCACCTGAAGCTCATTACAAAGCAAAGCAGTATGTTCGACTGTTTCTTCAGGTATTTCCTGTTGAATCATAACAAGGTCACACTCGCTAATCAGTTGCTTTGCCCGATCCACGTAGGAAGGTGTTACATGATCGTTTGCACCTTTTACGACGACAATACTGTTGTCTCCTTCAGCAAGGATGATATGTGCCGTTCCGCTTTCCATATCTGTAACCGGTTCCACATAGTCTGTATGAACCCCATTTTGTGCAAAATTGGCAAGAATGGCTTTTCCGTAATGATCGTCACCAACACAGCCAATCATATAAACATCTGCTCCAAGACGTGACGCAGAAACAGCCTGATTGGCTCCCTTTCCACCTGGAACGGTTTTAAATGCTTTTCCAAGTACAGTTTCTCCTGCCCCCGGTCGTTTCTCTGAAGTAACAACCAGGTCCATTGAGGAGCTCCCGATCACGGCAATTTTTGCTTTTCTCATTTTTCATCAACCTTTCTAGTTGTATTTCGTTCAACCAGTGTGACTGGAAGTTGAATCGTTTGTTCTATTTCTTGTTCTTTTTTGATCATTCGGATTAAAAGCTTCGCTGCCTCCTGGCCCATTTCATAAGCAGGTTGCCTGATTGTTGAAAGGGATGGGTACGATAAGCTGCTTTGTGGTATATCATCAAAGCCAATAATTTGTACATCTTCTGGAATGTTTCTACCAAGACGAAGCGCTTCATGTAGAATAGCAATGGCGACAATGTCGTTACTTGAAATGACGCCGTCTGTATCTGGATATTTCGCAAATAATTCCTCTGCCCATTTCTTCGCATCTTCAAAAGCATAAGACGTTGTTGACAAAACAGAAAAATCTACAGCTGCTTGACTGAGCTCTGAGAGTGCTCCCTGAAAACGATCCTGCGCGGGCTGAACATGTGCAGGGCCCTTTATGAGCGTGATTTTAGTTGCCCCTCTCTCAACCAGCGCTTTAGCAGCAATTCTACCGCCATCTCTTCCGTCAGCAAAAACTGAAGGGTAGTTCTTTGGTGTCCGATCAAGAAAAACAACTGGTAAATCTAATTCCTTATAGTTGTCACTATCTGTATTGTTAGTAGCTGATATTATCCCAACAACTTGATTCTGTACAAAGGTTTGGATATAATCCAATTCTTTCGTCGCATCTTCATCACTATTTCCAAGTAAAAGGCGAAAACCTGATCGGTTTACTTCATCCTCTACACCCCGAGCAAGCTGAGGGAAGAATGGATTCGTAATATCTGGAAGTAACAGACCAATAAGGCGCGACTCTCGCTTATATAGTGATCGAGCCACTTCATTCGGACTGTAATTCAGATGTTTAATCGTTTCCATAACTCGCTTTCTCGTATCAGCCCCAACATAGCCGTTATCATTTAATACACGTGATACGGTAGCAACTGAAACACCTGCTTCTTTTGCTACATCTCTTATAGTAGCCATTTCCTTCCCTCCCTCGCTTTTTTATCATGTAACCGGTTACATATAATTTACCACACACTTGAATGCGTTTGCAATGTTTTGTTATTCAATTTTTTCCTGACAAGTTGGGCAGTAATAGAGCCTGCGTGAACCAGCTTTTACCTTTTGGATTTCCGTACCATCGATCCGACATGGCTCACCTTCCCGATTGAAAACCCAGTGTCGATATCCTTTTCTCGTTTGGCCTTTTTCCTTAAGCTGCTTTGCTAACTCAATATCGTTCGTAATACCATTGTGCTCATACGATCGCTTTACAAGCATCAGGGCTACTTCTGCTGCTTTGTTTAACTGGTCTTGTGAGCAATCAATCGGTCTTAAATCTGGATGAATGCCTGCTAAGAACAGGATCTCGCTTCGCAAATAGTTTCCAATTCCACCAATGAACGATTGATCAAGTAAAAGCGAAGTCCACTTTTTCCGGCGAAACGCTTTTGATTCAAATCTTTCCACTAACTCTTCTGCTGCCACTTCTTCTGTTAGAAGGTCTGGACCTACTTTTGCAATAAACGGATGAAGCGGGACTTCCTCATCTCTCAATACTTCAATATCTGATGCACTATATAAAAGCGCTGACTTCTTCTCATTGTGTAATGCTAATCGCAGCTGCCGGTTTGTTTTCGGATATTTGTAGGCATTCCTGATCATCCATTTCCCGTAAAGCTGGTTATGAGAATAAATAGTATAGCCATTATCAAACCGAATGAGCATGGCTTTTCCTTTTGTATCCACTCTAACTACATTAGCTCCCCTAAGAATTGACTCATATCCTTTTAGCTCATTAAAAGCGAAGAACACGTCCATAACGCTCCCTTGAGTTAACGCCTTCTCTACTTGATCTGCTGCTTTTCTTATTTCAGGACCCTCTGGCATGACACATTACCTTCTTTCTAATCAATAGATGCTGTCAAAATTCCCTTAACTCTGCCTTCTTAAACGAATGAGAAGGCAGCACAGGTCACCTTCTCAAAAAATCTTTTTATTTTCTTAGGGTTTAACCACCAATGGTTTTGCGTATACCAAGTACTTTTTCTAATTCTGATTTTTTCTGATTTTCAACAAGAATGTACAATACATCATTCACTTTGATTTTTGTATCACCTGATGGTGCGATTAGCTGATCCTTACGAATAATGGCACTTACGAGTACTTTGTCAGGAAACGATATATCTGACAATTCTTTTCCCAGTAGCTTTGATGAAGACGTGATCGCGTAAGGAATCATTTCTGCGTTAACCGTTGTTGAAGATACGAGTTCTAGTGAATGTGATGGAATATGAACTTCTGGCCCTGTTAAGCTAAGACGCTTGGCTAGATATGGAATTGTAGCACCCTGGAATAATGCCGATGTCAGGACGATGAAAAAGATTAGATTAAAAAACAGCTGGCTATTTTCGAGTCCTTCTAGAAGGGGAAAAGTTGCAAGAACAATAGGAACTGCGCCACGAAGACCTGCCCAAGAAAGAAATACCTTTTCTTTTATCGTAAATTTAAACGGAATGGTTGAAATCAATACCGCAAATGGTCTGGCTATTAAAATAAGAAAAAGTGATAGCGCAAGCCCTTTTAGAACAATCCATGTAGAAAATAGCTCTGAAGGAAAAACAAGTAAACCAAGCATAATAAACATCAGGATCTGCATCATCCACGCAATTCCATCATGGAAACGAAAAATGGTTTGGCCATATGGAAGGCTTTTGGTATTCCCAAGAACTAGTGCTGCTGCATATACAGCAAGCAAACCACTCGCATTTACAAGATCACTGATACTAAAAGTAATCAGAGCAATAGCAATTGAGAATACGGGATACAATCCGCTCGATCCGAGCTCAATGCTTTTCATAGCCCAAGAAGCCGCATAACCAAAGATAATACCGAGTAAAAGTCCTGCTCCCATTTGCCAGAAGAATGTCAGAAACATTGAAGCACCAAACGTTTCCGCGCCAATCGCAAGCTGTAGTAATGATAGAGTCAGAAACATCGCCATTGGATCATTAGAACCCGATTCAGCTTCAAGCGTGGATTCAAGTTTTCTTTTAATGTTTTTACCTTTTAGGACAGCGAACACGGCAGCCGCATCTGTAGACCCTACGATCGCTCCAAGAAGAAGGGCTTCATTCCAATTCACATCAAGAAGCATCTTGGCTACGACGCCAAATAATCCTGTGGTAATGAGAACACCAAAGGTTGCGAGAGAGAGAGAGACAGGAAGAACGGTTTTCATTTTCTTCCATTCGGTTTGCAAACCACCATCGAATAAAATAAGTACAAGTGCAAGTATTCCAAGTGACTGAGTCAAAGAAGCATTGTCAAAGTAAATAAATCCAAACCCATCACTTCCAAACAACATTCCAACAATAATAAAGAGAACAAGTGCTGGAACACCAAGGCGTGAAGAAAACTTCGCCATCACCACGCCACCAATTAAAAATAACGCACTAAATAAAATAACTGTATTTGTTTCCATCTATCTTGCCCCTTCTATAAATTCACATCGATTCTTAATTTCGGAATTTGATCAGGTTTAATGCCAATGTATTTAAGTGTTTCACTACGAGTAGCATGTCCATAAATTTTTTGAATCAGCGAAACCGCAACTCCCTGTTGAAACGCGTGATAACCAAACGTTTTTCTTAAACTATGAAAGCTAACGGGTTGGTCCAATTGCGCTTCTTCTGCAGCGTTTGCCACAATACGATGAACCTGTTGACGGGTAATTGGACGCAATGGACTTTTTTTCGTATGAAATAAAAAAAAGTCAGGGCTGTAGGAATAATTTGCCATATATAAATTCAGGGCTAACTTCACACCTGAATTAAGGTAAATATAAGTCGTTTCCGTGATAGCAGGATCAAGATACTCTTTAAGCTTCCCATCTTCCAATACATCAGCAAACGTTAGGTTCAAGAGAGGGGATAACCTCATGCCGGTATTCACACTGAACATCAAAAGCAAATAATCCCGCTTTGACCTGCTAAGCAGTGTGTCCTTCAATTTATTAATGTTACTCAAACTATGTATTGGTCCAACATAATTCATCTCTCTCCCCCTTCACGTGACTCAATTATATCATTGATAAGGATATGTCACTAACTTCATGCTTTAACTTAGTAAATGCAGCTTTATTAAAAAGGAATATCGACCTTTTCGTAGTATAATAATAGATAACGAAACGATTAAGGAGGGGTTCCATGAATCTAACAGATTGGTTCGAACAGGGAATTTCTAAACATGGGTATATTCATACTATGGACGAGCACCGTGACGACTTACTTACGATTTACAACCACTTCAAACTCGAACCATCCGATATTGACTTTTTACATTCACTCCAATTAGAACGTCTTCGTGCTTTAGTGTTAACTGCTGATTGGTGTGGTGATGCTATGGTGAACCTCCCTATATTTATGAGAATGACTGATGAAGCCATCATCGAAACGAAGTTTTTTATTAGAGATAACAACCTCGAACTGATGGATCAGTATCTTACAAATGGTTCGGCAAGATCCATCCCGATCATCATTATAATTGATCAAAATGGAAATGAAATTGGTAAATGGGGACCACGGGCACCCGAAGTTCAAGCGTACGTTGACAGTGCGAAGCAAAACCTTCCACCTAAAGGAGAGCCTGATTTCAAGAGTGCGTTTCTATCATTTATACACGAAACAACAGAACGATTTACGACAGATACCGACATGTGGACTCATATTAAGGCTGACATGTTAGAGATGATTAAACGTTCCATTTCTGTAGCAAAGTAAGATGGATCTATTGATGGGATATACCTTAAAAACGCCCGGCTTATGCCGGGCTCTTATTATGCCCTTTTTTGATAAAGTCACAAGCCTGTCTATTGACAGTCGAACACAGTCGATTTACACTTGTTTGTATAGAATTTTTCCTTAAGGCAAAAAACGTGATGATAGGAAATATAGAGTGTGATAAAGAAGGAGAGGTTTCTGATGACGGATTGGTTTATTGAATTAAGCCCTGTAATACAGGCACTAATATTTACATTGTTTACTTGGGGGGCAACTGCGCTTGGCGCTTCCTTCGTATTCTTTACGAAAAGCGTTAATCAGAAGCTATTTGATGGCATGCTCGCTTTTGCCGGAGGGGTTATGATTGCGGCCAGCTTCTGGTCACTGCTAAGTCCTGGTATTGAAATGGCTGAACAACAGGGTGTGCCCGGGTACATTCCAGCCGTTGTTGGTTTTCTACTTGGCGGCGTTTTTCTTATGCTTGTCGATCGTATTCTTCCTCATATCAATGAGGATTTGTATTTCAAAGACATTAAAGATAAGAAAGCAAAGCACAGAACGGCTATGCTGGTGTTCTCTATCACCATGCACAACATCCCTGAAGGCCTGGCAATCGGAGTTGCGTTCGGTGCCCTTGCAGCTGAATTTTCATCTGCTTCACTTGCAGGTGCCATTGCGCTCGCAATCGGAATTGGGATTCAGAACATTCCTGAAGGAACAGCAGTGTCAGTCCCACTTCGAAGAGATGGGATGTCACGACGTAAGAGCTTTTACTACGGCCAGCTATCCGGGATGGTAGAACCTCTGTCTGCAGTAGTTGGTGCTTTAGCGGTTATATTCATTCAACCACTTCTTCCATATGCGCTAAGTTTTGCGGCGGGTGCGATGATCTTTGTAGTTGCTAAGGAAGTTATTCCAGGATCTCAAGAAAAGGGAAATGTCCAAACCGCGACTATGTCCTTAATGATCGGATTTTCCGTGATGATGGTTCTTGATGTTGCATTAGGATAAATACGGAAGGCAAGTAAACCACTAGCGGTTTACTCGCCTTCTCTTATTATGGAACAGGGTTAATGTTACAAACACTTAACCAGTTTCCATCGGGATCCTGAAAACCGAAGCCCCCCTGCTTGCCTGCTTCTATAGGTAAAGAACCAACTTCTACCCCCTGCTCACTCAAATACGC harbors:
- a CDS encoding potassium/proton antiporter, producing METNTVILFSALFLIGGVVMAKFSSRLGVPALVLFIIVGMLFGSDGFGFIYFDNASLTQSLGILALVLILFDGGLQTEWKKMKTVLPVSLSLATFGVLITTGLFGVVAKMLLDVNWNEALLLGAIVGSTDAAAVFAVLKGKNIKRKLESTLEAESGSNDPMAMFLTLSLLQLAIGAETFGASMFLTFFWQMGAGLLLGIIFGYAASWAMKSIELGSSGLYPVFSIAIALITFSISDLVNASGLLAVYAAALVLGNTKSLPYGQTIFRFHDGIAWMMQILMFIMLGLLVFPSELFSTWIVLKGLALSLFLILIARPFAVLISTIPFKFTIKEKVFLSWAGLRGAVPIVLATFPLLEGLENSQLFFNLIFFIVLTSALFQGATIPYLAKRLSLTGPEVHIPSHSLELVSSTTVNAEMIPYAITSSSKLLGKELSDISFPDKVLVSAIIRKDQLIAPSGDTKIKVNDVLYILVENQKKSELEKVLGIRKTIGG
- a CDS encoding sugar ABC transporter ATP-binding protein — translated: MQISMHNIHKAFGANKVLEGVAIDIQDGEVHALMGENGAGKSTLMNILTGLHKKDSGTITIDGKETVFDNPKQAEENGVAFIHQELNIWPELTVLENLFINKEPVTSFGLINTKKMKAIAKEQFEKLGISIPLQQEAGKCSVGQQQMIEIAKALMTNAKVIIMDEPTAALTEREIQMLFNVIRSLRESGVSIVYISHRMEEIFTICDSITVMRDGKTVDTKSIPNTSFDEVVRKMVGRDLTDRFPERLQVPGEIMLEVKGLARKGVFEKVSFSVRSGEIVGVSGLMGAGRTEIMRTIFGLDGKYDGEILIKGKRVTIKNPNQAVKLGLGFITEDRKEEGLVLDFSLRDNIALPSLYSFAPNGLINEKSEQDFVDLLIKRLTIKTESSKTSARNLSGGNQQKVVIAKWIGIGPKVLILDEPTRGVDVGAKREIYHLMNELTDRGVAIIMVSSELPEVLGMSDRILVFHEGKMTGEVSKNEATQEKIMTLATGGHENE
- a CDS encoding thioredoxin family protein; this encodes MNLTDWFEQGISKHGYIHTMDEHRDDLLTIYNHFKLEPSDIDFLHSLQLERLRALVLTADWCGDAMVNLPIFMRMTDEAIIETKFFIRDNNLELMDQYLTNGSARSIPIIIIIDQNGNEIGKWGPRAPEVQAYVDSAKQNLPPKGEPDFKSAFLSFIHETTERFTTDTDMWTHIKADMLEMIKRSISVAK
- the rbsD gene encoding D-ribose pyranase, with the protein product MKRNGILNSHIAKVLDDLGHTDQVVIADVGLPVPDGVLKIDLALKPGTPSFIDVVRELFKEMVVERVTMADEIDSNKKVKEDLELLLADVEEAYVPHEVFKERTKLAKVIIRTGETTPYANCILHAGVIF
- the nei gene encoding endonuclease VIII, which codes for MPEGPEIRKAADQVEKALTQGSVMDVFFAFNELKGYESILRGANVVRVDTKGKAMLIRFDNGYTIYSHNQLYGKWMIRNAYKYPKTNRQLRLALHNEKKSALLYSASDIEVLRDEEVPLHPFIAKVGPDLLTEEVAAEELVERFESKAFRRKKWTSLLLDQSFIGGIGNYLRSEILFLAGIHPDLRPIDCSQDQLNKAAEVALMLVKRSYEHNGITNDIELAKQLKEKGQTRKGYRHWVFNREGEPCRIDGTEIQKVKAGSRRLYYCPTCQEKIE
- a CDS encoding ZIP family metal transporter — translated: MTDWFIELSPVIQALIFTLFTWGATALGASFVFFTKSVNQKLFDGMLAFAGGVMIAASFWSLLSPGIEMAEQQGVPGYIPAVVGFLLGGVFLMLVDRILPHINEDLYFKDIKDKKAKHRTAMLVFSITMHNIPEGLAIGVAFGALAAEFSSASLAGAIALAIGIGIQNIPEGTAVSVPLRRDGMSRRKSFYYGQLSGMVEPLSAVVGALAVIFIQPLLPYALSFAAGAMIFVVAKEVIPGSQEKGNVQTATMSLMIGFSVMMVLDVALG
- the rbsK gene encoding ribokinase, which encodes MRKAKIAVIGSSSMDLVVTSEKRPGAGETVLGKAFKTVPGGKGANQAVSASRLGADVYMIGCVGDDHYGKAILANFAQNGVHTDYVEPVTDMESGTAHIILAEGDNSIVVVKGANDHVTPSYVDRAKQLISECDLVMIQQEIPEETVEHTALLCNELQVPLLLNPAPARPISQQIINHAAYITPNEHEAAVLFGGKSKEGALQEFPGKVFITEGASGVRYFDGSKEVLVPSFKVVAIDTTGAGDTFNAAFGTAIAEGKELVQSLTFANRAASLSVTGFGAQGGMPTRDEVERTS
- the rbsC gene encoding ribose ABC transporter permease RbsC yields the protein MNKTIKTNHVGNVMQKLGPLLGLLALIVTVSILNPSFLEPLNLLNLLRQVAINALIAYGMTFVILTGGIDLSVGSILALSSALMAGMMVSGIDPILAILIGCLLGALMGMVNGLLITKGNMAPFIATLATMTLFRGLTLVYTEGNPITGLGDSYAFQLFGRGYFLGIPVPAVTMLLSFGVLWVILHKTPFGRKSYAIGGNEKAALISGIKVSRIKVMIYSLAGLLSALAGAILTSRLNSAQPTAGTSYELDAIAAVVLGGTSLSGGRGLIVGTLIGALIIGTLNNGLNLLGVSSFFQMVVKGIVIIIAVLMDRKKAA
- a CDS encoding tyrosine-type recombinase/integrase, which produces MNYVGPIHSLSNINKLKDTLLSRSKRDYLLLMFSVNTGMRLSPLLNLTFADVLEDGKLKEYLDPAITETTYIYLNSGVKLALNLYMANYSYSPDFFLFHTKKSPLRPITRQQVHRIVANAAEEAQLDQPVSFHSLRKTFGYHAFQQGVAVSLIQKIYGHATRSETLKYIGIKPDQIPKLRIDVNL
- a CDS encoding LacI family DNA-binding transcriptional regulator translates to MATIRDVAKEAGVSVATVSRVLNDNGYVGADTRKRVMETIKHLNYSPNEVARSLYKRESRLIGLLLPDITNPFFPQLARGVEDEVNRSGFRLLLGNSDEDATKELDYIQTFVQNQVVGIISATNNTDSDNYKELDLPVVFLDRTPKNYPSVFADGRDGGRIAAKALVERGATKITLIKGPAHVQPAQDRFQGALSELSQAAVDFSVLSTTSYAFEDAKKWAEELFAKYPDTDGVISSNDIVAIAILHEALRLGRNIPEDVQIIGFDDIPQSSLSYPSLSTIRQPAYEMGQEAAKLLIRMIKKEQEIEQTIQLPVTLVERNTTRKVDEK